One genomic window of Entelurus aequoreus isolate RoL-2023_Sb linkage group LG07, RoL_Eaeq_v1.1, whole genome shotgun sequence includes the following:
- the LOC133654420 gene encoding galactose-specific lectin nattectin-like: MVLAVGVFFLLCGISGLFTEARPWGHLHKYGLKCPEGWTQLDDRCYIFQGENRTYAHAESICNTFGGHLASIHSELENKLVIELLLEACADYAWIGLYGAVKDGSYLWTDGSKVDFADFAAELSYKDCDGVWDSDYLTNKNPFVCSKQLYY, from the exons ATGGTATTGGCTGTTGGTGTGTTCTTCCTCCTCTGTGGAATCAGCGGACTGTTTACTGAAGCT AGGCCTTGGGGTCATCTTCACAAGTACG GTTTGAAATGCCCTGAAGGATGGACTCAGTTGGACGATCGCTGTTACATCTTCCAGGGGGAAAACAGGACTTATGCACATGCAGAG AGCATCTGCAACACGTTTGGTGGGCACCTGGCGTCCATCCACAGCGAGCTGGAAAACAAGCTGGTTATTGAACTGCTGCTGGAGGCGTGTGCGGACTATGCCTGGATCGGACTCTATGGAGCCGTTAAG GACGGCTCCTATTTGTGGACTGATGGctcaaaagttgattttgcagaCTTTGCTGCAGAACTGTCCTACAAAGATTGTG ATGGAGTTTGGGATAGTGACTACTTAACCAATAAGAACCCGTTTGTTTGTAGCAAACAGTTGTACTACTGA
- the LOC133654322 gene encoding lithostathine-1-like, which translates to MAYTRGVFFLLFGISGLLTGAWSWPRFNDKAASGCCPSGWTLLDHHCYIFQGDPRTFADAESVCNILGGNLVSIRSYVDNLLVVGLVKEGGVGFAWIGLHDAIQEGDFLWTDGTDFEFNNFQTGEPDGTGACVELYAADGTFFDEDCTVEHAYVCIRDRCCDSH; encoded by the exons ATGGCATACACTCGTGGCGTCTTCTTCCTCCTTTTTGGGATCAGTGGACTGTTGACTGGAGCC TGGTCCTGGCCTCGTTTTAACGACAAAG CTGCAAGTGGCTGCTGTCCTAGTGGATGGACTCTGCTGGATCATCACTGTTACATCTTCCAAGGTGATCCGAGGACATTTGCAGATGCAGAG AGCGTTTGCAACATTCTAGGTGGGAATCTGGTCTCCATCCGCAGTTACGTGGACAATTTGTTGGTTGTCGGACTGGTCAAAGAGGGCGGTGTGGGCTTTGCCTGGATTGGACTGCATGATGCTATTCAG GAAGGAGATTTTCTTTGGACTGATGGCACAGACTTTGAGTTCAATAATTTTCAAACTGGAGAGCCTGACGGCACTGGTGCCTGTGTGGAGCTCTATGCTGCTG ATGGAACTTTTTTCGATGAGGACTGCACCGTCGAGCACGCTTATGTTTGCATCAGAGATAGGTGCTGTGACAGTCACTAA